The proteins below come from a single Alnus glutinosa chromosome 9, dhAlnGlut1.1, whole genome shotgun sequence genomic window:
- the LOC133877049 gene encoding elongation factor 1-alpha yields the protein MGKEKFHINIVVIGHVDSGKSTTTGHLIYKLGGIDKRVIERFEKEAAEMNKRSFKYAWVLDKLKAERERGITIDIALWKFETTKYYCTVIDAPGHRDFIKNMITGTSQADCAVLIIDSTTGGFEAGISKDGQTREHALLAFTLGVRQMICCCNKMDATTPKYSKARYEEIVKEVSSYLKKVGYNPDKIPFVPISGFEGDNMIERSTNLDWYKGPTLLEALDLLSEPKRPSDKPLRLPLQDVYKIGGIGTVPVGRVETGIIKPGMVVTFGPTGLTTEVKSVEMHHEALLEALPGDNVGFNVKNVAVKDLKRGFVASNSKDDPAKEAANFTSQVIIMNHPGQIGNGYAPVLDCHTCHIAVKFAELVTKIDRRSGKEIEKEPKFLKNGDAGIVKMIPTKPMVVETFSEYPPLGRFAVRDMRQTVAVGVIKGVEKKDPSGAKVTKSAAKKK from the exons ATGGGTAAGGAGAAGTTTCACATCAACATTGTGGTCATTGGCCACGTCGACTCTGGGAAGTCCACAACCACCGGGCACTTGATCTATAAGCTTGGAGGTATTGACAAGCGTGTTATTGAGAGGTTCGAGAAGGAGGCTGCTGAGATGAACAAGAGGTCATTCAAGTATGCCTGGGTGTTGGACAAGCTCAAGGCCGAACGTGAACGTGGTATTACCATTGACATTGCCTTGTGGAAGTTTGAGACTACCAAGTACTACTGCACTGTCATTGATGCTCCTGGACACCGTGACTTTATCAAGAACATGATCACTGGTACCTCACAGGCTGACTGTGCCGTCCTCATTATTGACTCCACCACTGGTGGTTTTGAAGCTGGTATTTCCAAGGACGGTCAGACCCGTGAGCATGCATTACTTGCTTTTACCCTTGGTGTGAGGCAGATGATTTGCTGCTGCAACAAG ATGGATGCTACAACCCCCAAGTACTCCAAGGCAAGGTATGAGGAAATCGTTAAGGAAGTCTCATCCTATCTGAAGAAGGTTGGGTACAACCCTGACAAGATCCCCTTTGTCCCCATCTCTGGTTTTGAGGGTGACAACATGATTGAGAGGTCTACAAACCTCGACTGGTACAAGGGCCCCACCCTCCTTGAGGCTCTTGACTTGCTCTCGGAGCCCAAGAGGCCATCAGACAAGCCCCTCCGTCTCCCACTCCAGGATGTCTACAAGATTGGCGGTATTGGAACTGTCCCTGTTGGACGTGTTGAGACAGGTATCATCAAGCCTGGTATGGTTGTGACCTTTGGGCCTACTGGACTGACAACTGAAGTCAAGTCCGTTGAGATGCACCATGAAGCTCTCCTGGAGGCCCTTCCTGGTGACAACGTTGGGTTCAACGTGAAGAATGTTGCTGTGAAGGATCTCAAGCGTGGTTTTGTTGCTTCCAACTCCAAGGATGATCCTGCCAAGGAGGCTGCCAACTTCACCTCCCAGGTCATCATCATGAACCATCCCGGTCAGATTGGTAATGGTTATGCTCCAGTGCTCGACTGCCACACCTGCCACATTGCCGTGAAGTTTGCCGAGCTGGTGACCAAGATTGACAGGCGATCTGGTAAGGAGATAGAGAAGGAGCCTAAGTTTTTGAAGAATGGTGATGCAGGGATCGTGAAGATGATTCCCACCAAGCCCATGGTGGTGGAGACTTTCTCCGAGTATCCTCCACTTGGTCGGTTTGCCGTGAGGGACATGCGCCAGACTGTGGCTGTTGGAGTCATAAAGGGTGtagagaagaaggatccaagtGGTGCAAAGGTCACCAAGTCTGCAGCTAAGAAGAAGTGA